Genomic window (Bacillota bacterium):
AAGCTATCATAAAGCAGCCGGACTACTGGTTGCGATGGCAGAGACTTTAGCGAACAGGGGGGAAAGGCAAAAGGGTATGGACTTAATCGAGAAATATAGAAGTAAATATCCCCGGCATTCAGCCTTTAAAAGCGAGATTATCCAGGCAGTACAAACATCCGGATTGTTTGATGCAAGAGCTTATGGGAGAAGGAAAAAAGCTTATGAAAATCTTGAGATGCTGCCTGGGCTCCAGCCGACGGACGAATAATACAGATAAAACAGAGTGTAGTTTGAGGGGAGATGTATGAGTATTCGATAATAATAGATTATTGACGTTGGACAGCTTTATTGGAGGTAGTTTATCGGCATCTTACGCCCCCATCGGAAGAAGACAAGCATTATAAAGTCTTTGTTGATGGTTTAAGAGATTTGTTTAATAAATATAGTAATAATGGTATTCTTTTATTGCAAAATAAAACCCACAGTTATACAGGTGAAGTTTGAAATATATTTTCCAATGGTTAGGAATACGTCCAGTCTTGCCTTCAGGTGTATGGCTGGGCTGGATGTAGGTAATACGTTGGAGAACAAAGCGTATTCGGAATTGTGTACAAGGTCTGAGTCCAAATCGACGCAGTGATTTAGAGTTGCAGGATAATGATTTGAATTATAGCAACGGCTCAATTATCGAAAAAGATACATATGGCATTAGAAAGAAAATGGGTGATATGATAATTAATGGGGTATATATTGAAATTGCAAATTCACACGGAATCGCACGCATGTTGACTTTTTAATTATTATTGTATAATATTGTTAAAACAGGAGTGAGAAGATAAAGCTTATATTGAGTTCAATATAAGTGCTGTTTCTTCATAATGCAACGCACCTTTTGGAAAACGGTACTGACTTGCACTGCCTACAGGAACTCCTGGGGCATACAAGCTCAAAGGCGACATAGATTTATAACCATGCATGTGAAATAGATTACAAAAGATACGCAACCTAAAGGATATGCAGTCCCATGGATGATTTTATGGGTTTTTCCACCATAGTGGAGTTTCCCAAAACAGGTTCGGGAATCCCTACCTCATAAGGGTAATATCCGAAATAGGTTCGGGAATCCCTCTGCACAGGTAGATAAAACGAAACAGGTTCGGGAATAAGATGTTATGTGATATGTGTTGCGATATCTGCGCCATTAGTGTGTAGTGTAAAATAAAGTTATTTTTTTATTGAAGATATGGTAAAATATATTTAGGAATAATAAAAATGGTGGTGATAGCTATGAATACAGGAAAAGAAATAATTTTGAAACTTATTGATGATATTCCTGAAACTAAGGTTGGAGAAGTGATAGATTTTCTTTTATATTTAAAAGGAATTTAAAAGGAAAGAAAGAACAAGTGCTATATTTAGATTTTGAAGAAGAAGAAGAAATTTGGAATCTCATAAATACGGAAGAAAGGGTATCATCCGAGAAAGTAAATGAGCTTCTTAAAGGTGAGTAAAATGCGGAAGATTACTTATTTAAGAAGTGCATACAAGACATTGGAGACATATGACGTAAATACAAGAAAAAGGATTATTACAGCTATTGAAAGAATTCCACAAGGAGATATAAAAAATTACAAGGAGCGATTTATTATGACTTGGGATGAAGTAAGAAAGTTATATCCTAATCAGTTTGTTAAGTTTAAGATAGCAGAATCTCATATTGAAGGAAATAAGGAATATGTTGATGAGGTTGCTATCATAAAAGCTATTAAAGATGGCAAAGAAGCTATGAAAGAATTTATACAGCGTAAAGAAGGAGAATATGTTTATAGCACTAAAAATGAAAAGCTAATAATTGACCTGGTAAAACATATAGGGATAAGGAGGAGCGTATAAAGTATGTATAAATTGCAGTATAAGAATGGACTTTTATACGCTTCTGTTATTTTACAACATGGGAATAAATCTATTACTGTTGATGATGTTATAGTTAATACAGGGGCATATCATACTATTATTTTGACAGATTATCTAAAAGATTTAGATGTTGAGTTTACAGAAGATGATGAACTTGTTAAATCGTCAGGATATGGTGGACTACAGATGAGTTCAGTACGGAAAAGTATAGATAGAGTAACAATAGGAGATATTTCTTTAGCAAATATGAAGATTGATTTTGGAGAGATAGATCCTTATGAAAGAGTTAATGGACTTATAGGACTAGATTTTTTAATAACAGTAGGCATAATTATTGATTTAGTTGATTTAACAGTGTACAAAAAGAATTTTTAGAGTGGTTCTCTGTATGTCAACATTTTCCATCGCTTAATATAGTATTTGCACAAGGACGCACTAAGGCATATTCTTAAGGCATTGTACACCACATCCTTTCGCCGGGAGCGAAGCTCCATCAAGGGGATATTCCTTAAGGGTCCGGCTCAGGAACGTCGCAAATACCCGGTCGTTATGTGATATTGGATGTAAGGAACGAGCCATCCTTGGCGCGAATTTTAAAATAAGGTTTTGGAAAATAAAAAAGTAAGTATCATTTATGGTAATAAATTTATAATATAGAGATTTGCAAAAAGATCTAAAAAAGAGGTGAGTAAAAATTTACCATCAAAGATGAACTTGATTTGAAGGGTTAGATTTGTAAATCCTGGTAAGAAACAAATAGAAAAGAGTATAAGAGGACAAAAAA
Coding sequences:
- a CDS encoding retropepsin-like domain-containing protein; the protein is MYKLQYKNGLLYASVILQHGNKSITVDDVIVNTGAYHTIILTDYLKDLDVEFTEDDELVKSSGYGGLQMSSVRKSIDRVTIGDISLANMKIDFGEIDPYERVNGLIGLDFLITVGIIIDLVDLTVYKKNF